A window of Sphingobacterium sp. SRCM116780 contains these coding sequences:
- the cmk gene encoding (d)CMP kinase has translation MTHRHNFIIAIDGFSSCGKSTVAKALAKKLKFVFIDSGAMYRAVTLYFMREQIDLENGEAVANALENIHIDFIPNSDKTEIHLNDEDISDEIRQMYISDKVSEVSTIKAVRTAMVAQQQKLGKRRNIVMDGRDIGTTVFPDADLKIFMTADPQVRAARRYLELLSKGEQVTMEEIIKNLAHRDHIDSTREESPLRKAEDAIVLDNSHMTQEDQLTFVIDEYTKRRASK, from the coding sequence ATGACACATAGACATAACTTTATTATTGCAATTGATGGTTTTTCTTCTTGTGGAAAAAGCACAGTAGCCAAGGCATTGGCAAAAAAGTTGAAATTTGTTTTCATCGATAGTGGGGCTATGTATCGCGCTGTTACACTCTATTTTATGAGAGAGCAGATCGATTTAGAAAATGGAGAAGCTGTTGCAAATGCGCTAGAAAATATTCATATTGATTTTATCCCAAATTCAGATAAAACGGAAATTCATTTAAATGATGAGGATATTTCTGATGAAATTCGTCAAATGTATATTTCAGATAAAGTAAGTGAAGTGAGCACAATTAAAGCCGTTCGTACAGCGATGGTTGCGCAACAACAGAAATTAGGAAAAAGGCGTAATATCGTAATGGATGGAAGGGATATCGGAACGACAGTATTTCCTGATGCAGATCTTAAAATTTTTATGACTGCTGATCCACAAGTTCGCGCCGCTCGTAGATATTTAGAATTACTCAGTAAAGGCGAACAGGTGACCATGGAAGAGATTATCAAGAATCTTGCCCACCGTGACCATATCGATAGTACCAGAGAGGAAAGTCCATTACGAAAAGCAGAAGATGCCATTGTATTGGATAATTCACATATGACCCAAGAAGATCAATTAACATTTGTTATTGATGAATATACAAAAAGAAGAGCTTCCAAATAG